In one window of Pseudoalteromonas espejiana DSM 9414 DNA:
- a CDS encoding DUF445 domain-containing protein, with product MNKSFITNLLAGICVVVGYFYDQAIVLSVGLFALSGAVTNLLAVHMLFEKVPLLYGSGVIALKFESFKVAIRNLILTEFFSEQKINNLLNKAQPNIDFEPIISNVDLNPAFDNLLEVIEQSQFGSMLGVFGGTAAIEPMREKFIEKMQLSLAQISQTEDFKALVSDTLAQGNSAQSLHGTVLKLVDERLDELTPKMVKDIIQTMIHEHLGWLVVWGGVFGGLFGLIAAVI from the coding sequence ATGAACAAGAGTTTTATCACCAATTTACTAGCAGGTATTTGTGTAGTTGTAGGCTACTTTTATGATCAAGCAATAGTATTGTCGGTTGGTTTATTTGCACTCTCGGGCGCGGTTACTAATTTATTAGCTGTGCATATGCTATTTGAAAAAGTCCCTTTATTATACGGCTCTGGTGTAATAGCGCTTAAGTTTGAAAGCTTTAAGGTGGCTATACGTAATTTAATTTTGACTGAGTTTTTTTCTGAGCAAAAAATTAATAACTTACTTAATAAAGCCCAGCCAAACATCGACTTTGAGCCCATTATTAGCAATGTAGATTTAAACCCCGCATTCGACAATTTACTCGAAGTAATAGAGCAGTCGCAGTTTGGCAGCATGTTAGGCGTGTTTGGTGGCACAGCAGCTATAGAGCCAATGCGCGAAAAATTTATAGAAAAAATGCAATTGTCACTGGCTCAGATAAGCCAAACCGAAGACTTTAAAGCACTTGTTAGTGATACATTAGCGCAAGGTAATAGCGCGCAAAGCTTACATGGCACGGTATTAAAGTTAGTTGATGAGCGCTTAGATGAGCTAACCCCTAAAATGGTAAAAGATATTATTCAAACCATGATCCATGAACACTTAGGCTGGTTAGTTGTATGGGGCGGCGTATTTGGTGGTTTATTTGGGTTAATTGCGGCTGTTATTTAA
- a CDS encoding arginyltransferase: MSEHIPARVGLSQEFACSYLPDRQEQLLVILDPSCYSTDKFESLLTLGFRRSGNQIYRPHCPSCSACNSVRVLAQQFDPSKSQKRKLNKLKSDFEIKYSNVHRDEYYPLYSKYISLRHSDGTMYPPNLEQFQSFLFCSWLKITFIELWHKQTLVAVAVTDCMHNSVSAIYTFFDPEFEQYSLGTVMILQQLEFAKQQNKEFVYLGYQIDECAKMKYKTQFLPAQKHVNDQWLAI; this comes from the coding sequence ATGAGTGAACATATTCCTGCACGCGTTGGCCTTAGCCAAGAGTTTGCTTGTAGCTATTTACCCGACAGGCAAGAGCAATTGCTCGTTATATTAGATCCTAGCTGCTACAGCACAGATAAATTTGAGTCACTTTTAACGTTAGGCTTTAGACGTAGCGGTAATCAAATTTATCGTCCGCATTGCCCTAGTTGCAGTGCATGTAACTCAGTTCGTGTGTTAGCGCAACAATTTGATCCTTCAAAATCTCAAAAAAGAAAATTAAATAAACTAAAAAGTGACTTTGAAATTAAATACTCAAACGTACATCGCGATGAGTACTACCCACTTTATAGTAAATATATTTCTTTACGTCACAGCGACGGCACTATGTACCCACCTAATTTAGAGCAGTTTCAAAGTTTTTTATTTTGTAGCTGGCTAAAAATTACCTTTATTGAGCTATGGCATAAACAAACCTTAGTGGCTGTTGCAGTGACCGATTGCATGCATAATTCAGTATCTGCTATTTATACTTTTTTTGACCCCGAATTTGAGCAGTACAGTTTAGGGACTGTCATGATTTTACAGCAGCTTGAATTTGCAAAACAACAAAACAAAGAATTTGTGTATTTAGGCTACCAAATAGACGAATGCGCTAAAATGAAGTACAAAACTCAGTTTTTGCCAGCGCAAAAACACGTTAATGACCAGTGGTTGGCTATTTAA
- a CDS encoding amidohydrolase, translating to MQKFAPSLLAVGLAAALVGCQENGPQDPKITINKNPYPSTYKPMASTSTLITNATVLTGTGERLDDADVLLVDGKVQQVGKDLSANADTTIDAQGKWVTPGIIDVHSHLGAYPSPSVESHQDGNEMTSPNTAEVWVEHSVWPQDPGFNRAREGGITSLQILPGSANLFGGRGVTLKNIPAHTMQAMKFPDAPNGLKMACGENPKRVYGRQGTLPSTRMGNMAGYRMAWAEAQEYKRAWDKYDADYEAGLNPEAPVRDIKHDTLRAVIEGEVLIHNHCYKAEEMAMMIDLSKEFGYHAGTFHHGVEAYKIADLLAENGSCAALWPDWWGFKMEAYDMVQENVAIVDAVKNSCAVVHSDSDTTIQRLNQEAGKVMFRANENGFDISEQHAIKWITSNAAKSLGIEDKTGSLEAGKQGDVVIWNQSPFSVYAKAEQVFIDGAKVYDRDDAAYQAQSDFMLGQQ from the coding sequence ATGCAAAAATTTGCACCCTCATTACTCGCAGTTGGTTTAGCTGCTGCGCTTGTTGGTTGCCAAGAAAACGGCCCACAAGATCCTAAAATTACAATTAACAAAAACCCGTATCCAAGTACTTACAAGCCAATGGCTTCTACAAGCACATTAATTACAAACGCAACGGTACTTACCGGTACAGGCGAGCGTTTAGATGATGCTGATGTATTACTTGTTGATGGTAAAGTTCAGCAAGTAGGTAAAGACTTATCAGCCAATGCAGATACAACCATTGATGCACAGGGCAAATGGGTTACCCCAGGTATTATTGATGTTCACTCTCACTTAGGTGCTTATCCAAGCCCATCGGTTGAGTCACATCAAGACGGTAACGAAATGACCAGTCCAAATACCGCAGAGGTATGGGTAGAGCATTCTGTGTGGCCTCAAGACCCTGGTTTTAACCGCGCGCGCGAAGGCGGTATTACCTCGTTACAAATTTTACCAGGCTCGGCAAACTTATTTGGTGGTCGCGGTGTAACGCTTAAAAACATTCCTGCGCATACAATGCAAGCAATGAAATTCCCTGATGCGCCTAATGGCTTAAAAATGGCTTGTGGTGAAAACCCAAAACGCGTATATGGTCGCCAAGGTACATTACCTTCTACCCGTATGGGTAACATGGCTGGCTACAGAATGGCTTGGGCAGAAGCACAAGAGTACAAGCGTGCATGGGATAAATATGACGCCGATTATGAAGCAGGTTTAAACCCAGAAGCACCAGTACGTGACATAAAACACGATACTCTTCGAGCGGTTATTGAAGGTGAAGTGCTTATTCATAATCACTGTTATAAAGCTGAAGAAATGGCCATGATGATTGACCTTTCTAAAGAATTTGGCTATCACGCGGGTACATTCCACCATGGTGTAGAAGCATATAAAATCGCCGACCTACTTGCTGAAAATGGTTCGTGTGCTGCACTTTGGCCAGATTGGTGGGGCTTTAAAATGGAAGCGTACGACATGGTTCAAGAAAACGTAGCCATTGTTGATGCGGTTAAAAATTCATGTGCGGTGGTGCATTCAGATTCAGACACAACAATTCAACGTCTAAACCAAGAAGCGGGCAAAGTGATGTTCCGTGCAAACGAAAATGGCTTTGATATTTCTGAGCAGCACGCTATTAAATGGATCACATCTAACGCGGCTAAGTCGCTAGGTATTGAGGATAAAACAGGCTCGCTTGAAGCTGGTAAGCAAGGCGATGTAGTTATTTGGAATCAAAGCCCATTTAGTGTTTATGCAAAAGCAGAACAAGTATTTATTGATGGCGCAAAAGTTTACGATAGAGACGATGCTGCTTATCAAGCACAAAGTGATTTTATGTTAGGTCAACAATAA
- a CDS encoding NADP-dependent isocitrate dehydrogenase: MTSKIIYTKTDEAPALATYSLLPIIQAYTNAAGVEVETRDISLAGRVIANFADYLTEEQRIGDALAELGELAKTPEANIIKLPNISASVPQLRAVIKELQEKGYALPEYPAEPKNDEEAKVKATYDKIKGSAVNPVLREGNSDRRAPGSVKEYARNNPHSMGAWSKDSQSYVASMSEGDFFGSEQSVTIDAATDVRIEHVASNGDVTVLKQSTPLIAGEVIDASRISASKLQAFLAAEIDAAKEKGVLFSLHMKATMMKVSDPIIFGHAVKVFYKDVFAKHGELFEELGVDVNNGLGDVYSKIQTLDDAKREEIEADIQAVYAQRPAIAMVDSDRGITNLHVPSDVIIDASMPAAIRSSGQMWNNDGKLQDTSFVIPDRSYSSVYQATIDFCKENGAFDPTTMGSVPNVGLMAQKAEEYGSHDKTFEAKADGSIRVVDANGTTLLEHTVEQGDIWRMCQVKDAPIQDWVKLAVNRARATGVPAIFWLDENRAHDAQLIKKVNKYLPDHDTAGLDIQILAPLEATLFSLARIKEGKDTISVTGNVLRDYLTDLFPILELGTSAKMLSIVPLMNGGGLFETGAGGSAPKHVQQFEKENHLRWDSLGEFLALAASLEHLSVTAGNKKAQVLADTLDKATGTFLAENKSPSRKVKEIDNRGSHFFLSLFWAQELAKQDDDSELKAQFTQIASDLETQKDQIVSELNDAQGPAVDLSGYFQPNDDAAFKAMRPSATFNEILSKLV, translated from the coding sequence ATGACATCAAAAATTATCTACACTAAAACGGACGAAGCTCCGGCGCTAGCAACCTACTCGTTGCTACCAATTATCCAAGCCTATACAAATGCGGCAGGTGTTGAAGTTGAAACTCGCGATATCTCATTAGCAGGTCGTGTAATTGCAAACTTCGCTGATTACCTTACTGAAGAACAACGCATTGGCGATGCCCTTGCTGAGCTAGGTGAACTTGCAAAAACACCTGAAGCAAACATTATCAAATTACCAAATATTAGTGCGTCTGTTCCACAACTACGCGCTGTTATTAAAGAACTACAAGAAAAAGGTTATGCATTACCAGAGTACCCTGCTGAGCCTAAAAATGATGAAGAAGCTAAAGTAAAAGCGACTTACGATAAAATTAAAGGTAGTGCAGTAAACCCTGTATTACGTGAAGGTAACTCAGACCGTCGCGCACCAGGCTCTGTAAAAGAGTATGCACGTAATAACCCACATTCAATGGGTGCGTGGAGCAAAGATTCACAGTCTTACGTTGCAAGTATGAGCGAAGGCGATTTCTTTGGCTCTGAGCAATCAGTTACTATTGATGCTGCTACCGATGTACGTATTGAGCACGTTGCTTCAAATGGCGATGTAACAGTACTTAAACAAAGCACACCACTTATTGCGGGTGAAGTTATTGATGCATCGCGTATTAGCGCATCAAAGCTACAAGCATTTTTAGCAGCTGAAATCGACGCTGCAAAAGAAAAAGGCGTACTATTCTCGCTTCATATGAAAGCGACAATGATGAAAGTATCTGATCCAATTATTTTTGGTCATGCTGTTAAAGTATTCTACAAAGACGTTTTTGCTAAGCATGGCGAGCTTTTTGAAGAGCTAGGCGTTGATGTAAATAACGGTTTAGGCGACGTATATTCTAAAATTCAAACGTTAGATGATGCAAAGCGTGAAGAAATTGAAGCAGACATTCAAGCTGTATACGCACAGCGCCCAGCAATTGCTATGGTTGATTCTGACCGTGGTATTACAAATCTTCACGTACCAAGTGATGTGATCATTGATGCGTCTATGCCTGCTGCAATTCGTTCAAGCGGACAAATGTGGAATAACGATGGTAAATTACAAGACACAAGCTTTGTAATTCCAGATCGTAGCTACTCAAGCGTTTACCAAGCAACTATTGATTTCTGTAAAGAAAATGGCGCGTTTGATCCTACCACTATGGGTAGCGTACCAAACGTAGGCCTAATGGCTCAAAAAGCAGAAGAATACGGTTCACACGACAAAACATTTGAAGCAAAAGCAGACGGCTCTATCCGTGTTGTTGATGCAAATGGCACTACGTTACTTGAGCACACTGTTGAGCAAGGCGATATTTGGAGAATGTGTCAGGTTAAAGACGCGCCAATCCAAGATTGGGTTAAACTTGCTGTAAACCGTGCTCGTGCTACAGGTGTTCCTGCTATTTTTTGGTTAGACGAAAACCGTGCGCACGATGCACAGCTAATCAAAAAAGTGAACAAATACCTTCCAGATCACGACACAGCTGGCCTAGATATTCAAATTTTAGCACCGCTTGAAGCAACTCTTTTCTCTTTAGCGCGTATTAAAGAAGGTAAAGACACTATTTCTGTAACCGGTAACGTACTACGTGATTACCTTACAGATTTATTCCCAATTTTAGAGCTAGGTACTAGTGCTAAAATGCTTTCAATTGTGCCTCTTATGAACGGCGGTGGCTTATTTGAAACTGGTGCGGGTGGTTCTGCACCTAAGCACGTTCAGCAATTTGAAAAAGAAAACCACTTACGTTGGGATTCTTTAGGTGAGTTTTTAGCACTTGCTGCATCACTTGAACACCTAAGTGTGACTGCTGGTAACAAAAAAGCACAAGTACTTGCTGATACACTTGATAAAGCAACAGGTACATTCCTTGCTGAAAACAAGTCGCCTTCGCGTAAAGTAAAAGAAATTGATAACCGTGGTTCTCACTTCTTCTTATCTTTATTCTGGGCTCAAGAACTTGCTAAGCAAGACGATGACAGCGAACTTAAAGCGCAGTTCACACAAATTGCTAGCGATTTAGAAACGCAAAAAGATCAAATTGTAAGCGAACTTAACGATGCTCAAGGCCCCGCTGTAGACTTATCTGGTTACTTCCAACCAAATGATGATGCTGCATTTAAAGCAATGCGTCCAAGCGCTACATTTAATGAAATTTTGTCTAAATTAGTATAA
- a CDS encoding amidohydrolase family protein, translating into MKNLSRSFSLSLVAAGLLASGAASAQSLAIINATLHTATEQGVLQNASIVMDNGKITAINPAQVTADKVIDAKGQIVTPGFIASINQLGLVEVSAVAGSRDAGEEKAGIDFDVSLAYNAHSSLVPYARKGGVTRDVITPHGGDSIFSGLASVVDLSGDLQSNIQKQAALVVYLGERSKGSRAFTLQTLINKLQEHQSKAAKKPKKDDDSKPSTEDKVMAKVLSGDMPLVVGVSRAADIIELLKVKEEFGINLVLNGAQDAVVVKEQIAQAQVPVIMSAMDSLPSSFDSLHASLDNAAVLEKAGVKVILTVGGDASHNIYQLRFDAGNAVSYGMSQQGALNAVTSNVASVFNINAGSLRVGKAADVVMWSNDPFELSSHVSTMIINGEEVSTQSRQDKLRERYTTDSTMPRAYTK; encoded by the coding sequence ATGAAAAATTTATCACGTTCGTTTTCGCTATCTCTGGTTGCTGCCGGACTTTTAGCCTCAGGTGCAGCCAGTGCACAATCGCTTGCTATTATTAATGCAACACTGCATACGGCAACAGAGCAGGGCGTTTTACAAAACGCTAGCATAGTAATGGATAACGGAAAAATTACCGCAATTAACCCTGCACAAGTAACAGCCGATAAAGTTATTGATGCTAAAGGCCAAATTGTAACACCAGGTTTTATTGCCAGTATTAATCAGCTTGGCCTTGTTGAAGTAAGTGCAGTCGCAGGCTCTCGTGATGCTGGCGAAGAAAAAGCAGGTATTGATTTTGATGTGAGCCTTGCTTACAACGCACATTCAAGCTTAGTGCCTTATGCGCGTAAAGGCGGCGTTACGCGCGATGTAATTACCCCTCATGGTGGCGATAGTATTTTTTCGGGCCTTGCTAGTGTTGTTGATTTAAGTGGTGATTTACAAAGCAATATTCAAAAACAAGCGGCGTTAGTGGTTTATTTAGGCGAGCGAAGTAAAGGTTCTCGCGCCTTTACACTACAAACGCTTATTAATAAGCTTCAAGAGCACCAAAGCAAAGCAGCTAAAAAGCCTAAAAAAGACGACGACAGCAAGCCAAGTACTGAAGACAAAGTAATGGCTAAAGTACTTAGTGGCGATATGCCGCTGGTGGTTGGTGTGTCTCGTGCGGCAGATATAATTGAGCTACTTAAGGTTAAAGAAGAGTTTGGTATTAATTTAGTGCTCAATGGCGCACAAGATGCCGTTGTTGTTAAAGAGCAGATTGCACAAGCGCAAGTACCGGTAATTATGAGTGCAATGGACAGCTTACCTTCAAGCTTTGATTCATTACACGCAAGTTTAGATAACGCAGCAGTGCTTGAAAAAGCCGGTGTAAAAGTTATTTTAACCGTGGGTGGCGATGCCAGTCATAATATTTACCAGCTACGTTTTGATGCAGGTAATGCTGTATCGTATGGAATGAGCCAGCAAGGCGCATTAAATGCGGTTACATCTAACGTAGCGAGTGTATTTAATATTAATGCAGGCAGCTTAAGGGTAGGTAAAGCCGCTGATGTTGTTATGTGGAGCAACGACCCGTTTGAACTAAGCTCACACGTAAGCACAATGATTATCAACGGTGAAGAAGTGTCTACACAGTCGCGCCAAGATAAACTACGTGAGCGCTACACAACAGATTCAACTATGCCACGCGCTTATACAAAATAG
- the clpA gene encoding ATP-dependent Clp protease ATP-binding subunit ClpA yields the protein MLNKDLELTLNAAFREARTRRHEFMTVEHLLLALLDNPSAGEALNACGVDISGLKTELLEFIDETTPVIPDLEEERETQPTLGFQRVLQRAVFHVQSSGKNEVTGVNVLVAIFSEQESQAVYLLKKSDISRLDIVNFISHGISKADDELGDDTDDIHEEVQEVQNEEASKLDSFTTNLNAQAKEGNIDPLVGRDSEVERTVQVLCRRKKNNPLLVGEAGVGKTAIAEGLAYRIVNEQVPEVIADAVVYSLDMGALLAGTKYRGDFEKRFKSLLKELQAKPGSILFIDEIHTIIGAGAASGGVMDASNLLKPLLSSGKLRCMGSTTYNEYKNIFEKDRALVRRFQKIDVLEPSVADTTKILNGLKERYEEHHGIRYTQKALKAAAELSAKYINERHLPDKAIDVIDEAGANQRLQPSSKRKKTIGVSDIELIIAKMARIPAQSVSSTDKETLKNLDRNLKMLVFGQDQSIDALTSAIRLSRSGLANEDKPVGSFLFAGPTGVGKTEVTKQLAKCMGVEFIRFDMSEYVERHAVSRLIGAPPGYVGFEQGGLLTEAVIKNPHAVVLLDEIEKAHPDIYNILLQVMDHGTLTDNNGRKADFRNVVVVMTTNAGVQETTRKSIGFSEQDHTHDAMGEINKVFSPEFRNRLDNIIWFNHLEKDVILQVVDKFVVELQAQLDKKSVNLELTSKAREWLADKGYDKAMGARPMARVIQDELKKPLANEILFGELVDGGTVKVSVKDKKINFDFESNLTPA from the coding sequence ATGCTAAACAAAGACTTAGAACTAACGTTAAATGCCGCGTTTCGTGAAGCGCGTACACGCCGCCATGAATTCATGACGGTAGAACACCTTTTACTTGCGCTATTAGATAACCCTTCAGCAGGCGAAGCGCTAAACGCCTGTGGCGTTGATATTTCAGGTTTAAAAACAGAATTACTCGAATTCATTGACGAAACCACGCCGGTCATTCCCGATTTAGAAGAAGAGCGTGAAACTCAGCCTACACTTGGTTTTCAGCGCGTATTACAACGTGCAGTTTTTCATGTTCAATCATCTGGTAAAAACGAAGTTACGGGCGTAAACGTACTTGTTGCTATTTTTTCAGAGCAAGAAAGCCAAGCAGTGTACTTACTTAAAAAGAGCGATATTTCGCGCTTAGACATTGTTAACTTTATTTCTCATGGTATTTCTAAAGCCGATGATGAGTTAGGTGATGACACCGACGATATTCATGAGGAAGTACAAGAAGTTCAAAACGAAGAAGCAAGCAAATTAGACAGCTTTACAACAAACTTAAACGCGCAAGCAAAAGAGGGCAACATTGACCCTCTAGTTGGACGTGATAGCGAAGTAGAGCGCACGGTACAAGTATTGTGTCGTCGTAAAAAGAATAACCCGCTACTTGTAGGTGAAGCAGGCGTTGGTAAAACAGCAATTGCAGAAGGGCTTGCGTATCGTATTGTTAACGAGCAAGTACCAGAAGTGATTGCCGATGCTGTTGTTTATTCACTAGATATGGGTGCATTGCTTGCCGGTACTAAATACCGTGGGGATTTTGAAAAACGCTTTAAAAGCTTGCTAAAAGAGTTACAAGCAAAGCCTGGTTCGATTTTATTTATTGATGAAATTCATACCATTATTGGTGCCGGTGCTGCATCAGGCGGTGTAATGGATGCATCAAACTTATTAAAACCATTGCTGTCTAGCGGTAAGTTGCGTTGTATGGGGTCAACCACCTACAACGAGTATAAAAACATTTTTGAGAAAGACCGTGCATTAGTACGTCGTTTCCAAAAAATTGATGTGCTCGAACCAAGTGTTGCCGATACCACTAAAATATTAAATGGCTTAAAAGAGCGTTACGAAGAACATCATGGAATTCGTTATACGCAAAAAGCCCTTAAAGCAGCTGCTGAGCTAAGCGCTAAGTATATTAATGAGCGACACTTACCTGACAAAGCCATTGATGTAATAGACGAGGCAGGTGCAAACCAGCGTTTGCAACCTAGCTCTAAGCGTAAAAAGACTATTGGTGTTTCTGATATTGAGCTGATTATTGCTAAAATGGCCCGTATTCCGGCGCAAAGTGTGTCATCTACCGATAAAGAAACCCTCAAAAATCTTGATCGTAATCTTAAAATGTTGGTGTTTGGGCAAGATCAATCTATTGATGCGCTTACCTCAGCTATTCGCTTATCGCGCTCTGGACTTGCAAACGAAGACAAGCCAGTCGGTTCGTTCTTATTTGCTGGACCTACAGGTGTTGGTAAAACAGAGGTGACTAAGCAGCTTGCTAAGTGTATGGGTGTAGAGTTTATTCGTTTTGATATGTCTGAGTACGTTGAGCGCCATGCGGTGAGCCGTTTAATTGGTGCACCACCGGGTTATGTTGGTTTTGAACAAGGCGGCTTATTAACAGAGGCGGTAATTAAAAACCCACATGCGGTTGTACTGCTGGATGAAATTGAAAAAGCGCATCCAGATATCTACAATATTTTGCTACAAGTAATGGATCACGGTACGTTAACCGATAATAATGGTCGTAAAGCTGACTTTAGAAATGTGGTTGTAGTAATGACTACCAATGCTGGCGTGCAAGAAACCACACGTAAATCTATAGGCTTTAGTGAACAAGACCATACACACGACGCAATGGGTGAAATTAATAAAGTATTTTCTCCGGAATTTAGAAACCGCTTAGATAACATAATTTGGTTTAATCACCTTGAAAAAGACGTTATCTTGCAAGTGGTTGATAAATTTGTGGTGGAACTTCAAGCTCAGCTAGATAAAAAGTCAGTTAACCTTGAGCTTACCTCTAAAGCGCGTGAGTGGTTAGCTGATAAAGGCTACGATAAAGCAATGGGTGCCCGTCCTATGGCGCGTGTAATTCAAGATGAGCTTAAAAAGCCGCTAGCTAACGAAATATTGTTTGGTGAACTTGTTGATGGCGGTACTGTTAAAGTATCGGTGAAAGATAAGAAAATTAACTTTGATTTTGAAAGTAATTTAACACCAGCGTAA
- the infA gene encoding translation initiation factor IF-1, which produces MAKEDVIEMQGTVLDTLPNTMFRVELENGHVVVAHISGKMRKNYIRILTGDKVTVEMTPYDLSKGRIVFRAR; this is translated from the coding sequence ATGGCGAAAGAAGACGTAATCGAAATGCAAGGGACAGTCCTTGATACTTTACCAAATACAATGTTCCGAGTTGAGCTAGAAAATGGTCACGTAGTTGTGGCTCATATTTCAGGTAAAATGCGCAAAAACTATATCCGTATTTTAACCGGCGATAAAGTAACGGTAGAAATGACTCCTTACGATTTATCGAAAGGTCGTATCGTATTCCGTGCTCGCTAA
- the aat gene encoding leucyl/phenylalanyl-tRNA--protein transferase — MRNQLYQLSDTDIAFPNPEYALTSPDGLLAVGGDLSVARLSHAYKNGIFPWFSEDEPIMWWSPSERGIVELNDFHISKSLRKHLKKHPVKVTVNNAFAEVIEACCEQRIDTEGTWITNEMIDAYINAHDSNIAHSVEVWQNGELAGGLYGIMQNGVFCGESMFHHQTNCSKLAMWALVNWLKRHGAHFIDCQLENPYLTSLGAKVIPRSEFLTKLNLANAYIPNSTMWQPQELTAIYE, encoded by the coding sequence ATGAGAAACCAGCTATACCAACTCAGCGATACCGATATAGCATTTCCTAATCCTGAATATGCGCTAACTTCCCCAGACGGCTTACTTGCAGTAGGCGGTGATTTATCTGTTGCTCGGTTAAGCCATGCTTATAAAAACGGTATTTTTCCGTGGTTTAGTGAAGATGAGCCAATAATGTGGTGGTCGCCGAGCGAGCGAGGTATTGTTGAGCTTAATGATTTTCATATAAGTAAAAGTCTGCGTAAACATTTAAAAAAGCACCCCGTTAAAGTAACTGTAAATAATGCCTTTGCAGAGGTGATTGAAGCGTGCTGTGAGCAACGTATTGATACCGAAGGCACGTGGATCACTAATGAGATGATTGACGCCTATATCAACGCACATGATTCAAACATAGCGCACAGTGTGGAAGTGTGGCAAAACGGTGAGCTTGCTGGTGGCCTATACGGTATTATGCAAAATGGTGTATTTTGTGGCGAGTCGATGTTTCATCATCAAACCAACTGCTCTAAGCTTGCAATGTGGGCGTTAGTAAATTGGCTAAAGCGCCATGGTGCCCATTTTATAGATTGCCAACTAGAAAACCCTTATTTAACCTCTTTAGGTGCAAAAGTGATCCCCCGCTCAGAATTTTTGACTAAACTTAATTTAGCAAATGCTTATATTCCAAACTCAACGATGTGGCAACCACAGGAGTTAACAGCAATTTATGAGTGA
- the cspD gene encoding cold shock domain-containing protein CspD, translated as MACGKVKWFNNAKGFGFIVEDGCENDIFAHYSTIVMDGYKTLKAGQDVTFELEQGPKGLHAKNIAPNGDILE; from the coding sequence ATGGCTTGTGGTAAAGTCAAATGGTTCAACAACGCCAAAGGTTTTGGTTTCATCGTAGAAGACGGCTGCGAGAATGATATTTTCGCTCATTACTCAACGATTGTAATGGACGGTTATAAGACACTTAAAGCTGGTCAGGATGTAACATTCGAGCTAGAACAAGGCCCTAAGGGTCTTCATGCTAAAAACATTGCCCCTAATGGCGATATTTTAGAGTGA
- the clpS gene encoding ATP-dependent Clp protease adapter ClpS: MKDSGVIDTVRDSEKQKLQPPRKYKVVLNNDDYTPMDFVIEVLMTFFNMDSDRATDVMLQVHEKGKGICGVFSADVAQTKAEQVNRYARDNEHPLLCSCEQE, encoded by the coding sequence ATGAAAGATTCAGGTGTCATAGACACAGTTCGCGATAGTGAAAAGCAAAAGCTGCAGCCGCCGCGAAAATACAAAGTTGTTTTAAATAACGACGACTACACGCCAATGGACTTTGTAATAGAAGTTCTAATGACGTTCTTCAATATGGATAGCGATAGAGCAACCGACGTGATGCTTCAAGTTCACGAAAAAGGTAAAGGCATATGCGGTGTATTTAGCGCCGACGTAGCCCAAACCAAGGCTGAACAAGTTAACCGCTATGCGCGGGATAACGAGCATCCACTGCTTTGTAGTTGTGAGCAGGAATAA
- a CDS encoding DUF3718 domain-containing protein: MNTLKVTLCTTFAFGAVLMASPASAVQFEAADSSPGTQACMAVAANKTHVLRKTSRSLNISKAVLSKKLECNNLSMGDFVTLYNLDKSANYLNMDTSTRTSIKDLAKTMTSEKVIITGPK; the protein is encoded by the coding sequence ATGAATACTTTAAAAGTAACGTTATGTACCACTTTTGCATTTGGCGCAGTACTTATGGCATCACCAGCGTCAGCAGTTCAATTTGAAGCGGCAGACTCATCACCTGGTACACAAGCATGTATGGCGGTAGCGGCAAATAAAACGCATGTGTTGCGTAAAACATCTCGCAGCTTAAATATTAGCAAAGCTGTACTAAGTAAAAAGCTCGAATGTAACAACTTATCAATGGGCGACTTTGTAACCTTGTACAATTTAGATAAAAGCGCTAACTATTTAAATATGGATACCAGCACACGCACATCAATCAAAGATTTAGCTAAAACAATGACCTCTGAAAAAGTGATTATTACAGGGCCAAAATAG